In Humulus lupulus chromosome 7, drHumLupu1.1, whole genome shotgun sequence, the following are encoded in one genomic region:
- the LOC133792059 gene encoding uncharacterized protein LOC133792059, with the protein MSWYIKKILRLRFFMDEDSLMLAVKGGKFHSKLFYFSLVAANSVGFTKTVWNKLIMPKHRFIYWQIFNSQLLTRDHLCRYIQLTSVLCPVCDSGVETHSHLFMECIYSRRVYEEIGRWLGVFHWPESYEELSNWCLLANHSLQNQIINAVIAASWYFIWCNKNSCIFESSCKMARSLSLEVKEVVKYRVLSWGYFSLHKKDVYFRQIVERW; encoded by the coding sequence ATGAGCTGGTATATCAAGAAAATATTGAGGCTAAGATTTTTCATGGATGAGGATAGCTTGATGCTAGCTGTTAAGGGAGGTAAATTTCATAGTAAACTCTTTTATTTCTCCCTTGTTGCTGCGAATTCTGTTGGTTTTACTAAGACAGTTTGGAACAAGCTTATAATGCCTAAGCACCGGTTCATTTACTGGCAAATTTTTAATAGTCAGCTTCTTACTAGAGACCACTTATGCCGATATATTCAACTTACATCTGTTCTCTGCCCTGTGTGCGATTCTGGTGTAGAAACTCATAGTCATTTGTTTATGGAGTGTATATATTCCAGGAGAGTTTATGAGGAAATTGGTAGATGGCTGGGAGTTTTCCATTGGCCTGAATCATATGAGGAGCTCTCTAATTGGTGCTTGTTGGCCAATCATAGCTTGCAGAATCAGATTATCAATGCTGTTATAGCAGCTTCCTGGTACTTCATTTGGTGCAACAAAAACAGTTGCATCTTCGAATCCAGTTGCAAAATGGCCCGCAGCCTCAGTTTGGAAGTTAAAGAAGTAGTCAAGTATAGAGTCTTGAGTTGGGGTTATTTCTCTCTTCACAAAAAGGATGTCTATTTTCGCCAAATAGTAGAAAGATGGTAG